The following are from one region of the Chromobacterium phragmitis genome:
- a CDS encoding MFS transporter, which translates to MSEVLSFSQAYRRLLAKTAALFLSYLAVAMSLPVSSIYVIDQLHYGNALGGLAVGITFFSTILTRGLAGRLCDQQGGKACMSRGLYLYAIAGVVCLASSWLAGQPSLALGVLLAGRLLLGLGESLAIVGMAAWSIGLMGPAHSGKVMSLVGMGMYGAFAAGGPLGLLLFQYAGFQTLMLACALLPLAGLLLIRRFPGIEPHAGRRESFLRILGRIGKPGAAVFLQGVGFAGLGAFFALYFSSRGWAWGSLGLTGFGVGFVLVRVMCGHLPDRVGGARVALASLAIEAAGQWLIWSAAAPGVALLGAALTGIGCSMVFPSMGVEVVKRVPAHLRGTALGGFAAFQDLAYAMTGPVAGLFADGFGYGAVFLIGSVSAALGMATVGLMLAERAPALEGS; encoded by the coding sequence ATGTCCGAAGTCCTGTCTTTTTCCCAAGCCTATCGCCGCCTGCTGGCGAAGACGGCCGCCTTGTTCTTGTCCTATCTCGCGGTGGCGATGTCGCTGCCGGTCAGTTCCATCTACGTGATCGATCAGTTGCATTACGGCAACGCGCTGGGCGGCCTGGCGGTCGGCATCACGTTCTTTTCCACCATCCTGACTCGCGGCCTTGCTGGCCGCCTGTGCGATCAGCAAGGCGGCAAGGCCTGCATGAGCCGCGGCCTCTATTTGTACGCCATCGCCGGCGTCGTTTGCCTGGCCTCGTCCTGGCTGGCTGGGCAGCCGTCGCTGGCGCTGGGCGTTCTGCTGGCCGGGCGCCTGCTGCTTGGCCTGGGCGAGAGCCTGGCCATCGTCGGCATGGCGGCGTGGAGCATTGGACTGATGGGACCGGCCCACTCCGGCAAGGTGATGTCGCTGGTGGGGATGGGCATGTACGGAGCCTTCGCCGCCGGCGGGCCGCTGGGCTTGCTGCTGTTCCAGTACGCCGGTTTCCAGACGCTGATGCTGGCTTGCGCGCTGTTGCCGTTGGCGGGTCTGTTGCTGATCCGCCGCTTTCCGGGGATTGAGCCCCATGCCGGCCGGCGCGAATCCTTTCTGCGGATACTGGGCCGCATCGGCAAGCCCGGCGCCGCGGTGTTCCTGCAGGGTGTGGGTTTCGCAGGCCTGGGCGCATTCTTCGCGCTGTACTTTTCCAGTCGTGGCTGGGCCTGGGGCAGTTTGGGCCTGACCGGCTTCGGCGTCGGTTTCGTGCTGGTGCGGGTGATGTGCGGCCATCTGCCGGACCGCGTCGGCGGCGCTCGCGTGGCATTGGCTTCACTGGCGATAGAGGCGGCCGGACAATGGCTGATCTGGAGCGCGGCCGCGCCGGGCGTTGCCTTGCTGGGCGCCGCGCTGACCGGCATCGGCTGCTCGATGGTGTTTCCGTCCATGGGCGTCGAGGTGGTCAAGCGGGTGCCGGCGCATCTGCGCGGCACCGCGCTGGGCGGCTTTGCCGCCTTTCAGGATCTGGCCTACGCCATGACCGGCCCGGTGGCCGGCCTGTTCGCCGATGGCTTCGGCTATGGCGCGGTGTTCCTGATCGGGTCCGTGTCCGCGGCATTGGGCATGGCCACCGTGGGCCTGATGCTGGCCGAACGCGCGCCGGCGCTTGAGGGGAGTTGA
- the cynS gene encoding cyanase, with product MQSHCRQDARQTLTDAILAAKARKGMSFEALNQDTGLSLAYTTAALLGQHALPEAAARLVADRLELGDEAAAQLQSIPLRGSIPGGVPTDPTIYRFYEMVQIYGTTLKSLVHEKFGDGVISAINFKLDIQKVDDPDGGHRAVITLDGKYLPTKPF from the coding sequence ATGCAAAGCCATTGCCGGCAAGACGCCCGCCAAACCCTGACCGACGCCATCCTCGCCGCCAAGGCGCGCAAGGGCATGAGCTTCGAAGCGCTGAACCAGGACACCGGCCTGTCCCTGGCCTATACCACCGCCGCGTTGCTGGGCCAGCACGCGCTGCCCGAGGCCGCCGCGAGGCTGGTGGCGGATCGGCTGGAACTGGGAGACGAAGCCGCGGCGCAGCTGCAATCCATTCCGCTGCGCGGCAGCATTCCCGGCGGCGTGCCGACCGACCCGACCATCTACCGCTTCTACGAGATGGTCCAGATCTACGGCACCACGCTGAAATCGCTGGTGCATGAGAAGTTCGGCGACGGCGTGATCAGCGCGATCAATTTCAAGCTCGACATCCAGAAGGTGGATGACCCGGACGGCGGGCACCGCGCAGTGATCACGCTGGACGGCAAGTACCTGCCCACCAAACCATTCTGA
- a CDS encoding carbonic anhydrase, whose protein sequence is MQDILAGILKFQREAYPERADLFRRLAGQQAPRALFIACSDSRVVPELLTQREPGELFVIRNAGNIVPGYGKEPGGVSASVEYAVAALGVEDIVVCGHSDCGAMTAIAHDKDLSGMPAVAGWLRHADCAKAIHAGRPHADADGKVADMVRENVIAQLANLRTHPSVALALQQERLRLHGWIYDIASGDILALDQQRRRFVPLRDCPQVADILAGD, encoded by the coding sequence ATGCAGGACATCCTCGCCGGCATCCTCAAATTCCAGCGCGAAGCCTACCCCGAACGCGCCGATCTGTTCCGCCGCTTGGCCGGCCAGCAAGCGCCGCGCGCGCTGTTCATCGCCTGCTCCGATAGCCGGGTGGTGCCTGAGCTCCTCACCCAGCGCGAGCCGGGCGAGCTGTTCGTCATCCGCAACGCCGGCAACATCGTGCCCGGCTACGGCAAGGAGCCCGGCGGCGTGTCCGCCAGCGTGGAATACGCCGTCGCCGCGCTGGGCGTGGAGGACATCGTGGTCTGCGGCCATTCCGACTGCGGCGCGATGACGGCCATCGCCCACGACAAGGACCTGAGCGGCATGCCGGCCGTCGCCGGCTGGCTGCGCCACGCCGATTGCGCCAAGGCCATCCACGCCGGCCGGCCGCACGCCGACGCGGACGGCAAAGTGGCGGACATGGTGAGGGAAAACGTCATCGCCCAGCTGGCCAACCTGCGCACCCATCCCTCGGTGGCGCTGGCGCTGCAGCAAGAACGACTGCGCCTGCACGGCTGGATATACGACATCGCCAGCGGCGACATCCTGGCGCTGGATCAACAGCGGCGCCGCTTCGTGCCGCTGCGCGACTGTCCGCAGGTGGCGGACATCCTGGCCGGCGACTGA
- the cynR gene encoding transcriptional regulator CynR: MLLRHIRYFLAVAEHRNFTRAAEALFVSQPTLSQQIRQLEEGLGAELFDRGGRQLRLTDAGEAYREYARRALRELEAGRRALHDVASLRSGELRLAMTPTFTAWLAGPLLAGFHARHPGIALNVREMSQEAMEAGLADDALDIGIAFAPARTLDVEAEPWLEEELALVAGEGHPAALAARALSAADLAALPLALLSADFVTRGHIDDYCLRHGVRPRVAMEVNSIGAAVEIIRHGVLAGILPSAAAFCQPGLRRLSLLPPLPSRRAALLLKRDGYRSAAARAFAGFARGFDPATG, encoded by the coding sequence ATGCTGCTGAGACATATCCGTTATTTCCTGGCGGTGGCCGAACACCGCAATTTCACCCGCGCCGCCGAGGCGCTGTTCGTCTCCCAACCCACGCTGTCGCAACAGATCCGCCAGTTGGAGGAGGGACTGGGCGCGGAGCTGTTCGATCGCGGGGGCCGCCAGCTGCGCCTTACCGACGCCGGCGAGGCGTATCGGGAATACGCTCGCCGCGCGTTGCGCGAGCTGGAGGCCGGTCGCCGCGCGCTGCATGACGTGGCGTCGCTGCGAAGCGGCGAACTGCGGCTGGCGATGACGCCCACCTTCACCGCCTGGCTGGCCGGGCCGCTGCTGGCCGGCTTTCACGCGCGCCACCCGGGAATTGCGCTGAATGTGCGGGAGATGTCGCAAGAGGCGATGGAAGCTGGCTTGGCCGACGACGCGCTGGACATCGGCATCGCTTTCGCGCCGGCGCGGACGCTGGATGTGGAGGCGGAACCATGGCTGGAGGAAGAACTGGCGTTGGTGGCCGGCGAGGGGCACCCGGCGGCGCTGGCCGCGCGCGCGCTGTCGGCGGCGGATCTCGCCGCGCTGCCTCTGGCGTTGCTGAGCGCCGATTTCGTCACCCGCGGCCACATCGACGATTACTGCCTGCGCCATGGTGTCCGCCCGCGGGTGGCGATGGAGGTGAACAGCATAGGCGCGGCAGTGGAGATCATCCGCCATGGCGTCTTGGCCGGCATCTTGCCGTCCGCCGCGGCGTTCTGCCAGCCTGGTTTGCGGCGGCTGTCGCTGCTGCCGCCCTTGCCCTCCCGCCGCGCGGCGCTGCTGCTCAAGCGGGATGGTTATCGCAGCGCGGCGGCTCGCGCCTTCGCCGGTTTCGCGCGCGGTTTCGATCCGGCTACAGGTTGA
- a CDS encoding LysR family transcriptional regulator — MEFNDQRVRYFFEAARLGGVRAAADRMDIAASAVSRQIRQLEEELGTVLFERHRRGFQPTEAGHLLLDYHRKQLSEQEAVLTALRELKGIHRGHVAVVTGGGVINDLIDAIHPFSQRYPQITVGIDIQGTNDIVRAVLEDRAHVGVVFYTLPNPLLRVHRSSVQPLYAVAAPDHPLARAPRPISLAELARHKLALPDVSFGVRQILRDAEKAEQCQLEPAIVTNSFRVMVEYALTGQAVTVQPRFSVRRELESGQLLAIPIEQRNLQQAELHLITHQGRRLSSAASRLLEMLAGSMPAFRDAPLNL, encoded by the coding sequence ATGGAGTTCAACGATCAGCGCGTGCGCTACTTCTTCGAAGCCGCCAGGCTGGGCGGCGTGCGCGCGGCGGCGGACAGGATGGATATCGCGGCGTCTGCCGTCAGCCGGCAGATCCGCCAGCTGGAAGAGGAATTGGGAACCGTTCTGTTCGAACGCCACCGCCGCGGCTTCCAACCCACCGAGGCCGGCCACCTGCTGCTGGACTACCACCGCAAGCAGCTGAGCGAGCAAGAAGCGGTGCTGACCGCCTTGCGCGAACTGAAGGGCATACACCGAGGCCATGTGGCGGTGGTGACCGGCGGCGGCGTGATCAACGATCTGATCGACGCCATCCATCCCTTCTCGCAACGCTATCCGCAGATCACGGTGGGCATCGACATCCAGGGCACCAACGACATCGTCCGCGCGGTGCTGGAAGATCGGGCCCACGTCGGCGTGGTGTTTTATACCTTGCCCAATCCGCTGCTGCGCGTGCACCGCAGCTCGGTGCAACCCCTGTACGCGGTGGCCGCGCCGGATCACCCGCTTGCGCGCGCGCCGCGCCCCATCAGCCTGGCCGAACTGGCCCGGCACAAGCTGGCGCTGCCGGACGTGAGCTTCGGCGTGCGCCAGATTCTGCGCGACGCGGAAAAAGCGGAGCAATGCCAGCTGGAACCGGCCATCGTCACCAACTCCTTCCGGGTGATGGTGGAATACGCGCTGACAGGCCAGGCGGTGACGGTGCAGCCGCGCTTTTCGGTGCGGCGCGAGCTGGAAAGCGGCCAATTGCTGGCCATCCCCATCGAGCAACGCAATCTGCAGCAGGCAGAGCTGCACCTGATCACCCACCAGGGCCGCAGGCTGAGCTCGGCCGCCTCCAGGCTGCTGGAAATGCTGGCGGGCTCGATGCCCGCCTTCCGCGACGCTCCGCTCAACCTGTAG
- a CDS encoding M20 aminoacylase family protein, producing the protein MHADRQGRLDGYAMLSAAAVQEMASWRQDLHRHPETAFDEHRTAGKIAGLLRSFGLEVATGIGRTGVVGTLRAGEGKRAIGLRADMDALHLHEQGDVPHRSRHDGRMHACGHDGHCAMLLGAAKHLAESRSFDGAIQFIFQPAEENEGGGQEMMEDGLFERFPVDGVYGMHNWPGLPLGQMAMHPGPMMMAFDLFEIRLCGKGGHAAMPERVRDVVVAQAQLVTALQSIVSRNVDPLDCAVLSVTQVEAGSTWNIIPEQALLRGTVRYVNPAAQAVIESRMRALVDSISLAMGVEAEMDYWYRYPATINAEAETSLAADVAASLLGVANVRTNMRPSMASEDFAFMLQARPGCYAWLGVDGPAPGAGLHSPHYDFNDQALAIGAAYWIKLAETALAPAAKAAEQ; encoded by the coding sequence ATGCACGCAGACAGGCAAGGCCGGCTGGATGGATACGCGATGCTGTCCGCCGCCGCCGTCCAGGAAATGGCGTCGTGGCGGCAGGACTTGCACCGCCATCCGGAGACCGCGTTCGATGAACATCGCACCGCCGGCAAGATCGCAGGACTGCTGCGAAGCTTTGGCCTGGAAGTGGCCACCGGCATAGGCCGCACCGGCGTGGTGGGCACGCTGCGCGCGGGTGAAGGCAAGCGGGCGATAGGCTTGCGCGCCGACATGGACGCGCTGCATCTGCATGAGCAGGGCGATGTGCCCCATCGCTCTCGGCACGACGGCCGCATGCACGCCTGCGGCCACGACGGCCATTGCGCGATGCTGCTGGGCGCGGCCAAGCATCTGGCCGAGAGCCGGTCGTTCGACGGCGCCATCCAGTTCATTTTCCAACCGGCCGAGGAAAACGAGGGCGGCGGCCAGGAGATGATGGAAGACGGTCTGTTCGAACGCTTCCCGGTTGACGGCGTGTACGGCATGCACAACTGGCCGGGCCTGCCGCTGGGACAGATGGCCATGCATCCGGGGCCGATGATGATGGCTTTCGACCTGTTCGAAATCCGCTTGTGCGGCAAGGGCGGCCATGCGGCGATGCCCGAGCGCGTCCGCGACGTGGTGGTCGCGCAGGCGCAACTGGTCACCGCGCTGCAGAGCATCGTCAGCCGCAACGTCGATCCGCTCGACTGCGCGGTGCTGTCCGTCACCCAGGTGGAGGCGGGCTCCACCTGGAACATCATTCCCGAACAAGCCCTGTTGCGCGGCACCGTCCGCTATGTCAATCCCGCCGCGCAGGCGGTGATAGAAAGCCGCATGCGCGCGCTGGTGGACAGCATCTCGCTGGCGATGGGCGTGGAGGCGGAAATGGACTATTGGTACCGCTATCCCGCCACCATCAACGCCGAGGCCGAAACCAGCCTGGCCGCCGACGTCGCCGCGAGCCTGCTGGGTGTGGCAAATGTTCGCACCAATATGCGGCCGTCGATGGCGTCCGAGGACTTCGCCTTCATGCTGCAGGCGCGGCCAGGCTGCTACGCCTGGCTGGGCGTGGACGGGCCGGCGCCGGGAGCCGGGCTGCACAGTCCCCATTACGATTTCAACGATCAGGCGCTGGCGATAGGCGCGGCGTACTGGATCAAACTGGCGGAAACCGCGCTGGCCCCGGCGGCCAAGGCGGCAGAACAATAA
- a CDS encoding DUF3100 domain-containing protein yields the protein MAHAGVGQLQGGGASAATSFNRLAHLAAIGIVIVAELVYVQKFSVGKGSIILLPLLYAFVLGMACNPSVNPLAGRWVRRDIGATLSQVIIIAVLPLVTKLATLLGPQFGAIVAAGPVLIFHELGNVATALVAMPVAVLLFRMGREAVGATFSIDREPNIAVISERYGLRSPEGMGALSVYAIGTMFGTIFFSLIVPIVHSWNLFSDKALAIACGVGSGSMMAACAGTLITALPEQKDTLMALAAASNLLTTTTGVLFGIYVALPFANKLYALLSRLRAPRPQAAIRMDAADAELLKSEEPALGLGGFVANLLMAGAIIVLSHLIGPKKELAMVLPGVAMVLGICLASYLLNRWLPLKIPTLIWLSILGVLASLPGLPGGEWRNQCFSQVDVLACATLVLAYAGLAVTRREAAIFKRDGLRLLVIAILVFSGTFLGSALVSDILFTLKLGH from the coding sequence ATGGCTCACGCGGGAGTAGGACAATTGCAGGGCGGCGGCGCTTCCGCCGCCACAAGCTTCAACCGCCTGGCGCACTTGGCGGCGATAGGCATCGTGATTGTCGCCGAACTGGTTTACGTGCAGAAATTCTCGGTGGGCAAGGGCAGCATCATTCTGCTGCCGCTGCTGTACGCCTTCGTGCTGGGCATGGCGTGCAATCCCAGCGTCAACCCGCTGGCCGGGCGCTGGGTGCGCCGCGACATCGGCGCCACGCTCAGCCAGGTGATCATCATCGCGGTGCTGCCGCTGGTGACCAAGCTGGCCACGCTGCTGGGGCCGCAGTTCGGCGCCATCGTCGCGGCCGGGCCGGTGCTGATCTTCCACGAGCTGGGCAATGTCGCCACCGCGCTGGTGGCGATGCCGGTGGCGGTGCTGTTGTTCCGCATGGGTCGAGAGGCTGTCGGCGCGACGTTTTCCATCGACCGCGAACCCAATATCGCCGTGATTTCCGAGCGCTACGGCCTGCGCAGCCCGGAGGGCATGGGCGCGCTCAGCGTCTACGCCATCGGCACCATGTTCGGCACCATCTTCTTCTCGCTGATCGTGCCCATCGTCCACTCCTGGAACTTGTTCAGCGACAAGGCGCTGGCCATCGCCTGCGGCGTGGGCAGCGGCAGCATGATGGCGGCCTGCGCCGGCACCCTGATCACCGCCTTGCCGGAACAAAAGGACACGCTGATGGCGCTGGCCGCGGCCAGCAATCTGCTGACCACCACGACCGGCGTGTTGTTCGGCATCTATGTGGCGCTGCCGTTCGCCAACAAGCTGTACGCGCTGCTGAGCCGGCTGCGCGCGCCCAGGCCGCAAGCCGCCATCCGGATGGACGCCGCCGACGCCGAGCTGCTGAAGTCGGAAGAGCCGGCGCTGGGGTTGGGCGGTTTTGTCGCCAACCTATTGATGGCGGGCGCCATCATCGTGCTCAGCCACCTGATCGGCCCCAAGAAGGAACTGGCCATGGTGTTGCCGGGCGTGGCGATGGTGCTGGGGATTTGCCTGGCCAGCTATCTGCTCAACCGTTGGCTGCCGTTGAAGATCCCCACGCTGATCTGGCTGTCCATCCTGGGCGTGCTGGCCAGCCTGCCGGGCCTGCCTGGCGGCGAATGGCGCAACCAATGCTTCAGCCAGGTGGACGTGCTGGCCTGCGCGACGCTGGTGCTGGCTTACGCAGGCCTGGCGGTGACCCGCCGCGAGGCCGCCATTTTCAAGCGCGACGGGCTGCGCCTGCTGGTGATCGCCATCCTGGTGTTCAGCGGCACCTTCCTAGGCTCGGCGCTGGTCAGCGATATACTTTTTACGCTGAAGTTGGGGCATTAA
- a CDS encoding AraC family transcriptional regulator → MTNETVERIARWRNGIRPATMDELLIGIAPLMPVLDLIPNAAIFVKDSQARYLSANQTLAQRCGLKSLEPLLGRTSAEVFPAQLGLVYTAQDVKVLQDGQVLESQLELHLFKNREPGWCLTYKWPLRDRQDEIIGLIGISLDLQAASKTHPAYTRLAAVDEFIRRHFSQPVTMAELTAIAGLSTAQLERYCKKVFHLSPRQMILKARLEHAHRLLHQDMAITDIALRCGYTDHSAFSRQFKALTGMTPRQYRQELGLRGLRLGPAGE, encoded by the coding sequence GTGACGAACGAAACCGTGGAAAGGATCGCCCGCTGGCGGAACGGCATCCGCCCGGCGACAATGGACGAGCTGCTGATCGGCATCGCCCCGCTGATGCCGGTGCTGGACCTGATCCCCAACGCGGCCATCTTCGTCAAGGACAGCCAGGCGCGCTATCTCAGCGCCAATCAGACGCTGGCGCAGCGCTGCGGGTTGAAAAGCCTGGAGCCGCTGCTAGGCAGGACCAGCGCGGAAGTCTTCCCCGCCCAGCTGGGACTGGTCTACACCGCGCAGGACGTCAAAGTGCTGCAAGACGGCCAGGTGCTGGAAAGCCAGCTGGAACTGCATCTGTTCAAGAACCGGGAGCCGGGCTGGTGCCTGACCTACAAATGGCCCTTGCGCGACCGGCAAGACGAAATCATCGGCCTGATAGGCATCTCGCTGGACCTGCAAGCGGCCAGCAAGACCCACCCGGCCTACACGCGCCTGGCCGCGGTGGACGAGTTCATCCGCCGCCACTTCAGCCAGCCGGTCACCATGGCGGAGCTCACCGCCATCGCCGGCCTGTCCACCGCCCAGCTGGAGCGCTACTGCAAGAAAGTGTTCCACCTGTCGCCGCGGCAAATGATACTCAAGGCCAGGCTTGAGCATGCGCATCGCTTGTTGCATCAGGACATGGCCATCACGGACATCGCCCTGCGCTGCGGCTATACCGATCACAGCGCCTTCAGCCGCCAGTTCAAGGCGCTGACAGGCATGACGCCGCGCCAATACCGCCAGGAGCTGGGCCTGCGAGGCCTCAGGCTTGGCCCAGCCGGAGAATAA
- a CDS encoding 4-hydroxyproline epimerase encodes MKQIEIIDSHTGGEPTRLVLSGFPALPGGSMADKRDALRERHDPWRRACLLEPRGNDVLVGALYCEPVSPDAVCGVIFFNNTGYIGMCGHGTIGLIASLHYLGWIRPGPHKIDTPVGTVGAVLHEDGSVTLRNVPAYRYRRQAAVEVPGHGMVIGDIAWGGNWFFLVAEHGLSVRLDNVEALSAFTWAVQQALAAQGVTGADGARIDHVELFADDEHADSRNFVMCPGKAYDRSPCGTGTSAKLACLAADGKLAEGEEWVQAGITGSRFIGHYQREGDFIRPYITGRAHITARATLLIDEQDPFAWGI; translated from the coding sequence ATGAAACAGATAGAGATCATCGACTCCCACACCGGGGGCGAACCCACCCGGCTGGTGTTGAGCGGCTTCCCCGCGCTGCCGGGCGGCAGCATGGCGGACAAGCGCGACGCGCTGCGAGAGCGGCATGACCCATGGCGCCGCGCCTGCCTGCTGGAGCCGCGCGGCAATGATGTGCTGGTGGGCGCGCTGTATTGCGAGCCGGTTTCGCCCGACGCCGTCTGCGGCGTGATCTTCTTCAACAACACGGGCTACATCGGCATGTGCGGCCACGGCACCATAGGCCTGATCGCTTCCTTGCATTATCTGGGCTGGATAAGGCCCGGCCCGCACAAGATCGACACCCCGGTGGGGACGGTCGGCGCCGTCTTGCATGAAGACGGCTCGGTGACCTTGCGCAATGTGCCGGCTTACCGCTACCGCCGGCAGGCGGCGGTGGAGGTGCCCGGCCATGGAATGGTGATCGGCGACATTGCCTGGGGCGGCAACTGGTTTTTCCTGGTGGCCGAGCATGGCCTGAGCGTGCGCTTGGACAATGTCGAGGCGCTGAGCGCTTTTACCTGGGCCGTGCAGCAGGCGCTGGCAGCGCAGGGCGTCACCGGCGCCGACGGCGCGCGCATCGATCATGTGGAGTTGTTCGCCGACGACGAACACGCCGACAGTCGCAACTTCGTCATGTGCCCCGGCAAGGCCTACGACCGCTCCCCCTGCGGCACCGGCACCAGCGCCAAGCTGGCCTGCCTGGCCGCCGACGGCAAGCTGGCCGAAGGCGAAGAGTGGGTGCAGGCCGGCATCACCGGCAGCCGCTTCATCGGCCATTACCAGCGGGAAGGCGACTTCATCCGCCCCTACATCACCGGCCGCGCCCACATCACGGCGCGCGCCACATTGCTGATCGACGAGCAAGACCCCTTCGCGTGGGGCATCTGA
- a CDS encoding dihydrodipicolinate synthase family protein: MSDNIFTGCIPALMTPCTADRQPDFDALVAKGKELVSLGMSAVVYCGSMGDWPLLSEAQRQEGVARLAAAGVPTIVGTGAVNTREAVSHAAHAARVGAHGLMVIPRVLSRGASPAAQKAHFSAILAAAPKLPAVIYNSPYYGFATRADLFFELRRAYPNLIGFKEFGGAADLRYAAEHITSQDDEVTLMVGVDTQVVHGFVNCNATGAITGIGNALPREVLHLVALGKAAARGDAVARRRAGELESALAVLSSFDEGCDLVLYYKHLMVLNGDKEYALHFNESDTLSAAQRRYAETQYALFREWYRHWSAEQNVA; the protein is encoded by the coding sequence ATGAGCGATAACATTTTCACCGGCTGCATCCCGGCCCTGATGACCCCGTGCACCGCCGATCGCCAGCCGGATTTCGACGCGCTGGTGGCCAAGGGCAAGGAACTGGTTTCCTTGGGCATGAGCGCGGTGGTGTACTGCGGCTCGATGGGCGACTGGCCGCTGCTGAGCGAGGCCCAGCGTCAGGAGGGCGTGGCGCGGCTGGCGGCCGCCGGGGTGCCGACCATCGTGGGCACCGGCGCCGTCAACACCCGCGAGGCGGTTTCCCACGCCGCCCACGCCGCCAGGGTGGGGGCGCATGGCTTGATGGTGATCCCGCGCGTGTTGTCGCGCGGCGCGTCGCCGGCCGCGCAAAAGGCGCATTTCTCGGCCATTCTGGCCGCCGCGCCCAAGCTGCCGGCGGTGATCTACAACAGCCCCTACTACGGCTTCGCCACCCGCGCCGACCTGTTCTTCGAGCTGCGCCGCGCCTATCCCAATCTGATCGGCTTCAAGGAGTTCGGCGGCGCCGCCGACCTGCGCTACGCCGCCGAGCATATCACTTCCCAGGATGACGAAGTCACGCTGATGGTGGGGGTGGACACCCAGGTGGTGCACGGCTTCGTCAATTGCAACGCCACCGGCGCCATCACCGGCATCGGCAACGCGCTGCCGCGCGAAGTGCTGCATCTGGTGGCGCTGGGCAAGGCCGCGGCCAGAGGCGACGCGGTTGCCCGCCGCCGAGCCGGCGAGCTGGAATCGGCGCTGGCCGTGTTGTCCTCCTTCGACGAGGGCTGCGACCTGGTGCTGTATTACAAGCACCTGATGGTGCTGAACGGCGACAAGGAATACGCGCTGCATTTCAACGAGAGCGACACGCTGAGCGCCGCCCAGCGCCGCTATGCCGAAACCCAGTACGCGTTGTTCCGCGAGTGGTACCGCCACTGGTCGGCCGAGCAGAACGTCGCCTGA